In one Halorubrum sp. CBA1229 genomic region, the following are encoded:
- a CDS encoding DUF5797 family protein translates to MALTDEERNRLADIVRLQPTKNGELQDAWELDSGSEVHQYLQNHLKEYYYRDDDSLIRSTAEANDLVDVEPGIEADAVAKGGAPDTIRVSELVAQVFEVVAGPDERSQSVVSVLNAVREAFDVDPEVDEVRRALRTLERKNVVEVVYRTVPTFKLAVERDEITVEVNE, encoded by the coding sequence ATGGCGCTGACCGACGAGGAGCGGAACCGGCTCGCCGACATCGTTCGCCTCCAGCCGACGAAGAACGGCGAGCTGCAGGACGCGTGGGAGCTCGACAGCGGCAGCGAGGTGCACCAGTACCTGCAGAACCACCTCAAGGAGTACTACTACCGCGACGACGACAGCCTGATCCGGTCGACGGCCGAGGCGAACGACCTCGTCGACGTCGAGCCCGGGATCGAGGCCGACGCGGTCGCGAAGGGCGGCGCGCCCGACACGATCCGCGTCTCGGAGCTGGTGGCGCAGGTGTTCGAGGTGGTGGCCGGGCCGGACGAGCGGTCGCAGTCGGTCGTCAGCGTGCTTAACGCCGTCCGCGAGGCGTTCGACGTCGACCCCGAGGTCGACGAGGTGCGGCGCGCGCTCCGGACCCTCGAACGCAAGAACGTCGTCGAGGTCGTCTACCGGACCGTCCCGACGTTCAAGCTCGCCGTCGAACGCGACGAGATCACGGTCGAAGTGAACGAATAA
- the gatA gene encoding Asp-tRNA(Asn)/Glu-tRNA(Gln) amidotransferase subunit GatA: protein MAADHNAFITEATIEGDADAEGPLAGATVAVKDNISTEGIRTTCGSEMLADYVPPYSATVVDRLTEAGATVIGKANMDEFGMGTTTETSAFGPTRNPVDPERVPGGSSGGSAAAVAAGEADLALGSDTGGSVRCPAAFCGVVGIKPTYGLVSRYGLVAYANSLEQIGPIAGTVEEAAAALDAIAGPDPHDGTTRDLSEVEGADPDASYAAAADGDVDGLTVGVPTELFDGADERVVETVEAAIADLEDQGAETTEISLPSVEHAVQAYYVIAMAEASSNLARFDGVRYGNRAESDGNWNESFAETREEGFGAEVKRRILLGTYALSAGYHDKYYEKAQDARAWVRQDFEAAFADVDVIASPTMPVLPFELGESLDDPLRMYLADANTTPVNLANLPAISVPAGEAEGLPVGLQLVGPKFGEERVIRAASAVEDAS from the coding sequence ATCTCCACCGAGGGGATCCGGACGACCTGCGGCTCCGAGATGCTCGCCGACTACGTCCCGCCCTACTCCGCGACGGTCGTCGACCGGCTCACGGAGGCGGGCGCGACGGTCATCGGGAAGGCGAACATGGACGAGTTCGGGATGGGGACGACGACGGAGACCTCGGCGTTCGGGCCGACTCGGAACCCGGTCGACCCAGAGCGCGTCCCGGGCGGCTCCTCCGGCGGCTCGGCGGCCGCGGTCGCCGCGGGCGAGGCCGACCTCGCGCTCGGCTCGGACACGGGCGGGTCGGTGCGCTGTCCGGCGGCGTTCTGCGGCGTCGTCGGCATCAAGCCGACGTACGGGCTCGTCTCGCGGTACGGCCTCGTCGCGTACGCGAACTCCTTAGAGCAGATCGGGCCGATCGCGGGCACCGTCGAGGAGGCGGCCGCCGCGCTCGACGCCATCGCGGGCCCGGACCCGCACGACGGGACCACCCGCGACCTGAGCGAGGTCGAGGGCGCCGACCCCGACGCGAGCTACGCCGCGGCCGCCGACGGCGACGTCGACGGGCTCACCGTCGGAGTCCCGACGGAGCTGTTCGACGGTGCCGACGAGCGCGTCGTCGAGACGGTCGAGGCCGCGATCGCGGACCTGGAGGATCAGGGGGCGGAGACGACGGAGATCTCGCTGCCGTCGGTCGAGCACGCGGTGCAGGCGTACTACGTGATCGCCATGGCGGAGGCCTCCTCGAATCTCGCGCGGTTCGACGGCGTCCGGTACGGGAACCGCGCCGAGTCGGACGGCAACTGGAACGAGTCGTTCGCGGAGACGCGCGAGGAGGGGTTCGGCGCGGAGGTCAAACGCCGGATCCTGCTCGGGACGTACGCGCTCTCGGCTGGCTACCACGACAAGTACTACGAGAAGGCGCAGGACGCCCGCGCGTGGGTCCGGCAGGACTTCGAGGCGGCGTTCGCGGACGTCGACGTGATCGCGTCGCCGACGATGCCGGTGCTCCCCTTCGAGCTCGGCGAGAGCCTCGACGACCCGCTCCGGATGTACCTCGCGGACGCGAACACGACCCCGGTCAACCTCGCGAACCTCCCGGCGATCTCGGTGCCCGCCGGCGAGGCCGAGGGGCTCCCGGTCGGGCTCCAGCTCGTCGGGCCGAAGTTCGGCGAGGAGAGGGTGATCCGCGCAGCGAGCGCCGTCGAAGACGCCAGCTGA